In Drosophila simulans strain w501 chromosome X, Prin_Dsim_3.1, whole genome shotgun sequence, one DNA window encodes the following:
- the LOC6726437 gene encoding uncharacterized protein LOC6726437, producing the protein MDHHTYAKSGSKKWSAEEKRDLVVQRIAADELFSRYSPKHAEPWKKFKEMAKIGDFSEIALRKQWFSMVQRYRIHKANTLGAPLNKQSIEELNKEWEFFGLIHAYMNQKTADLHSYALKEPNVEQPNHNLAIASVYSCDEAQLSPLMLGVLNDHNFGERSPPNGCEADDMDESNTSPCHGNSGPSNKDHVHSNNDELDRLLAEATARKDAAVGDGEDVCMLSNTSCQEMECGPVMIGGEVSLSNSRYNDFEEATVPTATVVKSEKPEEPSPQARKLLRKHHRKGLSEKEKYYRHRRRYEQRMEKRLMGLCTVVGHLLKQFAPDMDVQPLLALGSDVTLSSPAPSSSDEEEPEEEQELQQEQQQQMQLEQQKLGVEADAMTLRV; encoded by the exons ATGGACCACCACACGTACGCCAAGAGCGGATCCAAGAAGT GGTCCGCGGAGGAGAAGCGCGACCTGGTGGTGCAGCGGATCGCGGCGGACGAGCTCTTCTCCCGCTACTCGCCGAAGCACGCGGAGCCATGGAA AAAATTCAAGGAAATGGCCAAGATCGGCGATTTCAGCGAGATTGCGCTACGCAAGCAGTGGTTCTCCATGGTGCAGCGGTACCGCATCCACAAGGCCAACACACTGGGCGCCCCACTCAACAAGCAGAGCATCGAGGAGCTGAACAAGGAATGGGAGTTCTTCGGCCTCATCCACGCCTACATGAACCAGAAGACCGCCGACCTGCACTCGTACGCGCTCAAGGAGCCGAATGTGGAGCAGCCGAACCACAACCTGGCCATCGCCAGTGTCTACTCCTGCGACGAGGCGCAGCTCTCGCCGCTCATGCTGGGCGTGCTCAATGACCACAACTTTGGCGAACGCTCGCCGCCCAACGGATGCGAGGCCGATGACATGGACGAGTCCAACACGTCGCCCTGCCACGGGAACAGTGGCCCCAGCAACAAGGACCACGTCCACAGCAACAACGATGAGCTGGACAGGCTGCTGGCCGAGGCGACGGCGCGCAAGGATGCGGCAGTTGGCGACGGCGAGGATGTGTGCATGCTAAGCAACACCAGCTGCCAGGAAATGGAGTGCGGCCCGGTGATGATTGGCGGCGAGGTGTCGCTATCCAACAGCAGGTACAACGACTTCGAGGAGGCGACAGTGCCCACGGCAACGGTTGTGAAGAGCGAGAAGCCGGAGGAGCCCAGCCCGCAGGCGCGTAAATTGTTAAGGAAACACCATCGCAAGGGGCTCAGCGAAAAGGAGAAGTATTACAG GCACCGCCGTCGCTACGAGCAGCGAATGGAGAAGCGTCTGATGGGACTGTGCACCGTGGTGGGACACCTGCTGAAGCAGTTTGCGCCCGACATGGATGTCCAGCCGCTGTTGGCCCTGGGCAGCGATGTGACGCTCAGCTCGCCGGCGCCAAGCAGCAGTGACGAGGaggagccggaggaggagcaagagctccagcaggagcagcagcagcagatgcagctggagcagcagaaaCTGGGAGTCGAGGCCGATGCCATGACACTCAGAGTCTGA
- the LOC6726440 gene encoding uncharacterized protein LOC6726440 encodes MLLPELLLLGLAVSLADSYDRSVNYWEAFAPGKLLQRLDALTVTDVDQSKVVKLPQLMQPILPANNQAQAKVDEDVDLDVETDAEAAAADDVDSLSAETSHEGYSGEDNYERNYEQFVKEYFDRAAGDDDHDDGEGLEEEEEEETQAEATSVRDQRCRQVKRKDGQLCEICRQLKNNEVSETCSYSHDDQPQQYAYGSGSQYKRYRDDPAQKTEQEQEQAEPVAPSSLCVRRQQKNSVCYECKDSKGQKIERCYDVQARKAKTRKTKASSSRHPSSFAHKRKPRSQQSQQSEQEQRIYKRTISYSYAQGTDQQGQGQEQPTGGTTELPVPRQRRRRLVKITRRRGPAKVQ; translated from the coding sequence ATGCTGCTGCCGGAGCTGCTGCTACTCGGCTTGGCCGTCTCCCTGGCGGACAGCTACGACCGAAGCGTCAACTACTGGGAGGCCTTTGCGCCGGGCAAGCTGCTCCAGCGCCTGGACGCTCTCACCGTCACGGATGTGGACCAATCGAAGGTGGTCAAACTGCCGCAGCTGATGCAGCCCATCCTGCCAGCCAACAACCAAGCGCAGGCCAAGGTGGACGAGGACGTGGACCTGGATGTCGAGACAGATGCAGAGGCGGCGGCCGCTGACGATGTGGACAGCCTCAGTGCGGAGACCAGCCACGAGGGATACTCCGGCGAGGACAACTACGAGCGCAACTACGAGCAGTTCGTCAAGGAGTACTTCGATCGGGCTGCCGGCGACGATGACCACGACGACGGCGAAGgcctggaggaggaggaggaggaggaaacccAGGCGGAGGCCACCAGTGTCAGGGATCAGCGCTGCCGGCAGGTCAAGCGGAAGGATGGCCAGCTGTGCGAGATCTGTCGCCAGTTGAAGAACAACGAGGTGTCCGAGACGTGCAGCTACTCGCACGACGACCAGCCGCAGCAGTACGCCTATGGCAGCGGCAGCCAGTACAAGCGTTACCGCGACGATCCCGCACAGAAgacggagcaggagcaggagcaggctgAGCCGGTGGCCCCCAGCAGCCTGTGCGTGCGCCGCCAGCAGAAGAACAGCGTCTGCTACGAGTGCAAGGACAGCAAGGGCCAGAAGATCGAACGCTGCTACGATGTGCAGGCCCGCAAGGCCAAGACCCGCAAGACGAAGGCCTCCTCCAGCCGTCATCCGTCCAGCTTCGCCCACAAACGTAAGCCGCGCTcccagcagtcgcagcagtcggagcaggagcagcgcaTCTACAAGCGCACCATTAGCTACAGCTATGCCCAGGGCACGGATcagcaggggcaggggcaggagCAGCCGACCGGCGGGACAACGGAGCTGCCAGTGCCCCGCCAGCGTCGCCGGCGGCTGGTGAAGATTACGCGTCGGCGCGGACCGGCTAAAGTGCAATAA
- the LOC6726441 gene encoding receptor-binding cancer antigen expressed on SiSo cells, which translates to MLQQIKMLVLGIITLCRRALCCFSRRRKLSHSGSASGAADQLQAVNVIVERGDFSATGASSAGQAGGGRAASARERDWNSWDDSPRTVEEHIEQYRQRMAQPPTPPKEEPEPDFFSELTPTIKPQMKFYLEDPSASAATSQQSDFSRLQAQDLVPISINADLEDWVDDNAGGWEELDTSQTKQILREKRRELRHQRQPPVRPAPPTVGAQRLTAGQRAA; encoded by the exons ATGCTGCAGCAAATCAAGATGCTGGTGCTGGGCATCATCACGCTGTGCCGGCGTGCCTTGTGCTGCTTCTCCAGGCGCCGCAAGCTCAGCCACAGCGGCTCCGCCTCCGGAGCCGCCGACCAACTGCAGGCGGTCAACGTGATCGTGGAGCGGGGCGACTTCTCCGCCACCGGCGCCTCCTCCGCTGGCCAGGCCGGCGGTGGCAGGGCGGCAAGTGCGCGCGAGCGGGACTGGAACTCCTGGGACGACAGTCCGCGCACCGTGGAGGAGCACATCGAGCAGTACCGCCAGCGGATGGCCCAGCCACCCACGCCGCCCAAGGAGGAACCCGAACCGGACTTCTTCAGT GAGCTGACGCCCACCATCAAGCCGCAGATGAAGTTCTACCTGGAGGATCCATCCGCGAGTGCGGCGACCAGCCAACAAAGTGACTTTTCAAGACTGCAGGCCCAGGATTTGGTGCCCATTAGCATAAAT GCCGATCTCGAGGACTGGGTGGATGATAATGCCGGCGGCTGGGAGGAGCTGGACACCTCCCAGACCAAGCAGATTCTGCGAGAGAAGCGCCGCGAGTTGCGCCATCAGCGACAGCCGCCCGTCCGCCCGGCCCCGCCCACCGTGGGCGCTCAGCGGCTGACCGCCGGACAGCGAGCGGCGTAG
- the LOC6740230 gene encoding monocarboxylate transporter 7: MKKSKSYTLEAPDGGWGILVCIGMALPFTSALAALPSFGLVFGEFLKSIGAETSAMAIITSAFFSSMSFAGLFSGSLFQRFGMRQVGVTGGILYFLGTGMQLFATSTLHLLMAFSVVQGFAFGLMVPTCYTTFNHYFVKNRVMWMSFAQTLIGLGSMLYPIVMQKLMSWYGFRGCLLILTGLNAHAVFGMLVMHPVEWHMRRVPIQPEEQEELKELSPTVVVRVQPETPLKAPREEPTFHTADPGARKLSHADEHMLKVLSSRASSITSLGNWSGPVVVSDASPQMMHSLQASRRPSTIAGAPGAVAPVHATKKSWVRTIVDFLDLTLLKKPIFVNIVLGITFALYSDITFFTMQPVYLFELGYNRPDTATIIAIGAAADLASRIFLAITAVCIQVPSRYIYLAGAVLTVFARFAFNGITEFVGMACITAVIGFLRTWLHVPLPLVFADYLPKERFATGYGLFMFIQGNAMFLIGPIVGFIRDKTKDYIFVFHILNGFMILCAAPWVLEVLIVKFRRRNKIERNNVDHEDVDNQERSAMVH, from the exons ATGAAGAAGTCGAAGTCCTACACACTGGAGGCCCCCGATGGCGGCTGGGGAATCCTCGTCTGCATTGGCATGGCCCTGCCCTTT ACGAGCGCGCTTGCGGCTTTGCCATCTTTTGGCCTGGTCTTCGGCGAGTTCCTGAAGAGCATCGGAGCGGAGACGAGTGCCATGGCCATCATAACGAGTGCCTTCTTCTCCTCGATGAGCTTCGCCGGCCTGTTCTCCGGCTCCCTGTTCCAGCGCTTTGGGATGCGGCAGGTGGGCGTCACTGGCGGCATCTTGTACTTCCTGGGCACTGGTATGCAGTTGTTCGCCACCTCCACGCTGCACCTGCTCATGGCCTTTAGCGTGGTGCAGGGATTCGCCTTCGGGCTGATGGTGCCCACCTGCTACACGACATTCAACCATTATTTCGTCAAGAACCGGGTGATGTGGATGAGCTTTGCCCAGACTCTGATTGGCTTGGGCTCCATGCTGTATCCGATTGTCATGCAGAAGTTGATGTCATGGTACGGCTTCCGGGGCTGCCTGCTCATCCTCACGGGACTGAATGCCCATGCGGTGTTCGGGATGCTGGTCATGCACCCAGTGGAGTGGCACATGCGTCGCGTGCCCATCCAGcccgaggagcaggaggaacTCAAGGAGCTGAGCCCAACGGTGGTGGTTAGAGTGCAGCCGGAAACACCGCTCAAGGCTCCCAGAGAGGAGCCCACCTTCCATACCGCTGATCCAGGAGCGCGCAAGCTCTCCCACGCCGACGAGCACATGCTGAAGGTTCTCTCCAGTCGGGCCTCGAGCATCACCAGCCTGGGCAATTGGTCCGGACCCGTGGTGGTCAGTGACGCCTCGCCCCAGATGATGCACAGCCTGCAGGCCTCTCGGCGTCCGAGCACGATAGCCGGTGCACCAGGTGCAGTAGCTCCAGTCCACGCCACCAAGAAGAGCTGGGTGCGCACCATCGTCGACTTCCTCGATCTCACGCTGCTGAAGAAGCCCATCTTCGTCAACATCGTGCTGGGCATCACCTTCGCCCTCTACTCCGACATCACCTTCTTCACCATGCAGCCGGTCTACCTGTTTGAGCTGGGATACAACAGG ccCGACACGGCCACCATTATCGCCATTGGAGCGGCCGCAGACTTGGCATCTCGTATTTTCCTGGCCATCACCGCCGTTTGCATCCAAGTTCCGTCGAGATACATTTATTTGGCCGGAGCCGTCCTCACGGTCTTTGCGAGATTCG CCTTCAACGGAATCACGGAGTTTGTGGGCATGGCCTGCATCACGGCGGTCATTGGATTTCTGCGCACCTGGCTCCACGTTCCACTGCCTCTGGTCTTTGCCGACTACTTGCCCAAGGAAAG GTTCGCCACTGGCTATGGCTTGTTCATGTTCATCCAAGGCAATGCCATGTTCCTCATCGGTCCCATTGTTGGGTTTATTCGGGACAAGACCAAGGATTACATTTTCGTCTTTCACATCCTGAACGGCTTCATGATTCTGTGCGCCGCTCCTTGGGTTCTCGAAGTGCTGATCGTCAAGTTTCGGAGGCGCAACAAAATCGAACGCAACAACGTTGATCACGAGGATGTGGATAACCAGGAACGTAGTGCAATGGTCCATTGA
- the LOC27208335 gene encoding uncharacterized protein LOC27208335 has translation MASKQPRKVAPDGGWGWVACFGVSLVNLATRSIEPSFGLLFGDTLKELNVGTTGAAVIISALDVCMNFSGLFVGPLLKEFSYRKVAIAGSLLCGLGLALTSPATSMAHILSTYSVINGIGVGLSTSAAFVALNHYFKHKRGQAVGLSMAGTAMGMLIMPQLVRILLEAYDFRGAVLLLAGVALNATVGSVLLQPVKWHMKEEFDDEELMCISALPTPQPQLTVGGAGGAASAGAPVFKVIKEDGNEEDALPEMNTLLFHKHHPHQHSMRKNYSEMAMNTMNGSRLGIPKRPTFPRIMSLAGVQSAAHGAGGDSGGYTSQAEVNATQLRCRKASVTSNLSYMDFTGSILQVHLNTGDDEFEQNDRELRRVGTATGSIVLGGHRDSFIKMKPTELDKQAEAAAALDEEAKKKAKKPGFWRRFADLLDIDMLKDKMFLNLLFGLSIFYVAEMNFKMVTPFFFANLGYQKTDVAFCLSITAITDIAARIVLPPIFDRTTIKKRTIFLVSIIFVALTRSIMAEQTEWTQLMIWLSICGFFRGSALSNFTLTVSEYCSLEKLPSAFGWHLVGKALFVITFGPLIGLIRDLTDSYPICIHTQSVCIMICATAWGIEYLVEYIQSRRRTADAAQLPPQDVATSGQNDVKL, from the exons CTGGCCACCCGCTCCATCGAACCGTCGTTTGGACTGCTCTTTGGCGACACTCTGAAGGAGCTGAATGTGGGCACGACGGGAGCAGCGGTTATCATCAGTGCGCTGGACGTGTGCATGAACTTCTCTGGACTATTTGTGGGGCCGCTGCTGAAGGAGTTCTCCTACCGCAAGGTGGCCATCGCCGGATCTCTGCTGTGCGGCCTGGGCCTGGCGCTCACATCGCCGGCGACGAGCATGGCCCACATCCTGAGCACGTACTCGGTGATCAACGGCATCGGCGTGGGCCTCTCCACATCGGCGGCCTTCGTGGCCCTCAATCACTACTTCAAGCACAAGCGTGGGCAGGCGGTGGGTCTATCGATGGCTGGCACCGCCATGGGCATGCTGATAATGCCGCAGCTGGTGCGGATCCTGCTGGAAGCGTACGACTTCCGGGGggcggtgctgctgctggctggcgtGGCCCTCAATGCCACGGTCGGATcggtgctgctgcagccggTGAAGTGGCACATGAAGGAGGAGTTCGACGACGAGGAGCTCATGTGCATCTCGGCCCTGCCCACCCCGCAGCCACAGCTGACGGTGGGCGGAGCAGGTGGCGCGGCATCAGCTGGAGCGCCCGTGTTCAAGGTGATCAAGGAGGATGGCAACGAGGAGGACGCATTGCCCGAGATGAACACGCTGCTGTTCCATAAGCACCATCCCCACCAGCACTCGATGCGCAAGAATTATTCCGAAATGGCCATGAACACGATGAACGGCTCTCGGCTGGGTATTCCGAAGAGGCCAACCTTTCCGCGAATCATGTCCCTGGCCGGAGTCCAGTCCGCCGCCCATGGAGCGGGCGGGGATTCGGGCGGCTATACTTCGCAGGCGGAGGTCAACGCCACGCAGCTGCGCTGCCGCAAGGCCTCGGTCACCTCGAACCTCTCCTACATGGACTTCACCGGCTCCATTCTCCAGGTGCATCTCAACACCGGCGACGATGAGTTCGAGCAGAACGATCGCGAACTGCGACGTGTTGGCACCGCCACGGGCAGCATTGTCCTCGGCGGTCATCGCGATAGCTTCATCAAAATGAAGCCCACCGAGCTGGACAAGCAGGCCGAGGCAGCCGCCGCCCTCGACGAGGAGGCCaagaagaaggccaagaagcCGGGCTTCTGGCGCCGCTTTGCCGATCTGCTGGACATCGATATGCTCAAGGACAAAATGTTCCTCAATCTGCTCTTCGGTCTGTCCATCTTCTATGTGGCCGAGATGAACTTCAAGATGGTCACGCCGTTCTTCTTTGCCAATCTGGGCTACCAGAAGACGGACGTCGCCTTTTGCCTCTCGATCACGGCCATTACGGACATCGCCGCTCGCATTGTCCTGCCGCCGATATTCGATCGCACCACAATCAAGAAGCGCACCATTTTCCTCGTTTCCATCATCTTTGTTGCCCTGACCCGTTCAA TTATGGCTGAGCAAACGGAGTGGACCCAGTTGATGATCTGGCTTTCGATCTGCGGTTTCTTCCGTGGATCCGCTCTGAGCAACTTCACCCTAACCGTATCCGAATACTGCTCGCTGGAGAAGCTGCCCTCTGCATTCGGCTGGCATCTGGTGGGCAAAGCCCTATTTGTGATCACATTTGGACCGCTCATTG GTCTCATTCGGGATTTGACCGACAGCTATCCGATTTGCATACACACCCAGAGCGTTTGCATAATGATTTGCGCCACTGCCTGGGGCATCGAGTATCTGGTGGAGTACATTCAGTCGCGACGTCGCACCGCCGATGCCGCCCAGTTGCCCCCCCAAGATGTAGCGACGTCTGGCCAGAACGATGTGAAGCTGTAA